A stretch of DNA from Thermanaerosceptrum fracticalcis:
TGAAACAGTAACACCGATCTTCACAAACTGTAAAGCATGGCTGGATGTTATTGATTTGCGTCGGAAGGAAAAGTCTGAATCAAATATATATTTGGAAACCATGGGTGTCATCAGGAGAACGGGATACGATATTATCATGCTGGGGGGATTCACTAACCTCCTCCCTTGTTATACTTTCTATCAAAAACTTTTTGAAGAGTTAATCAAGGAAAAGAAACAGGAAACAGAACTGGTTTTTATTGGTGGTTTACCACCATCAGAGTACCTTGATTATTTTGCTTTAATTACAAAGATAGAAGAAATATAGGGGATAAAGCTGACAGCCTTGCAATAATGCCCCGGAAGATTAAAAAAAATAGTATAGTAAATGAAGGATTTTTTTGAAAAATAGAGAATATTAAATTACTGATGGTATAGTGGTCTGACAACATGGAATTCAGAAAACTAACAGAAGGGAGGGTAGTGGGGTTATTTCTTCGATGTGTTTTTTTGTAATTTTTGTGATGGGGAGGTTCTGATATGTTAGCACTGCTTGCTTTTTTACCGATTATGGTTGTGGTTATTCTGATGGCCAGTTTTAACTGGCCTGCCAAAAAAGCTCTGCCTGTAGCCTGGGCTCTGACCTGTATAGTGGCTCTAACGGCTTGGGGTATGGAGATTAAAGCGGTATTGGGCGCCACTATTTTCGGTGCTTTGAAAGCTTTAGACGTACTCATTATTATTTTTGGTGCAGTTTTAATTCTAAATACCATGAAACAGAGTGGGGCTATGGCTACCATTAACAAAGGTTTCATGGGGGTAACCAAAGACCGCCGCATTCAGGCCATTATCATTGGCTGGTTATTTGGTGCGTTTATTGAGGGTGCTGCCGGTTTTGGTACTCCGGCGGCTTTAGCCGGGCCCCTTTTAGTGGGTTTAGGTTTTCCGCCCCTGGCTGCGGCCATGGTTGCTTTAATTTATAACAGTACTCCCGTTAGTTTCGGTGCCGTTGGTACTCCCATTTTTGGCGCCATGTCTACGGTATCAGCTAACCTGACTGCGGCAGGTGCACCCATGTCAGCTGATGCTTTTAGATTATTGTTAACAAAATACGTAGCCCTGCCTCATGCGGTAGTAGGAACATTTATTCCTTTGCTGGGTATTTGTTTCTTAACAAAATATTTTGGCGAAGAAAAATCCATCAAACCCGGTTTGGCTGCTGCGCCTTTTGCCATTTTTGCCGGTCTCGCCTTTACTGTTCCTTATCTGATTACGGCCTGGTTCCTGGGTAACGAGTTCCCATCACTGGTAGGGGCCTTTATCGGCTTACCCATTGTTTTATGGGCAGCGAAAAATGGTATTTTTATGCCCAAGACTACCTGGGAATTTGTTCCCGAAAACAGGTGGGATAACAGCTGGAAGAGTGTTATGGCCGCTACGGCAGCCACTAAAGAAAGAAAAGAGGAAGCAACTATGCCTGGTTGGCTGGCCTGGGCTCCCTATGCCCTGATCGCTTTAATCCTGGTAGTTACCAGGGTTCCTGCCCTGGGGCTTAAGGGCTGGTTAACTAAACAGGTTATCGCTCTTCCCGCCATCTTCGGTTATAAAGCCTTTACCTACAACTTAGCCTATTTGTATTTGCCTGGTACCGTACCTTTTATTCTGGTCGCCATACTTACCATCTTCCTGCACAGAATGCCTGGCGATAAGGCTGCCCTGGCCTGGAAGATGACTTTTAAGCAGCTGGTTGGTGCTACCATTGCCTTAGTCTTTGGTGTAGCCATGGTACAGTTAATGCTGAACTCCAACATCAACCCCAGCAAGATGCCCAGCATGATGGTGACCATGGCGAAAGCTGCAGCAGACATCTTTGGTGCAGCCTGGCCTCTCGTTGCACCTTTTGTGGGTGTCCTGGGTGCCTTCATATCCGGTTCCAATACGGTATCTAACATTCTTTTCGCCTCTTTCCAGTTTGATGTCGCTTCTCAACTGAAAATGTCCCATACCCTCATTGTAGCCTTACAGGTTATCGGTGGCGCCGTTGGTAACATGATTTGCGTCAATAACGTCGTTGCTGCCTGTGCGACCGTGGGTACTATGGGTGTAGAAGGAACGATTATTAAGCGGAATGCCGTGCCTTGTTTTATCTATGCTATTGCGGCGGCATTCTTCGTGATGTTCCTCATGGGTGTAACAAATCTATATTAATTAGGAAAAGTAAACATGGAGGGTTAGCTGGGGGGAGAATATGCTCCCCCCCTTCTGGTTTTTATCTTATTTAGAGCGGGAGGGAAGTTTTGTGGTAAAGCCCATCATTGATGACTTAATTAAACTGTTGGGAAAGGATAATGTTTTAACGACGAGAGAAGATTTAATTTGTCATTCCTTCGATGCCACGGCTGACATGCCCAGTGAATTGCCCGACGTGGTGGTGACACCCCATACGAAAGAGCAAATCGTGGAGATTGTAAAACTGGCCAATAAGTACATGACACCTATCTATACCAGGGGTTCGGGCACTAATTTAAGCGGCGGCACCATTCCCATTAACAAGGGCATTGTCCTGTCCATGCTAAATCTTAATAAAATCCTGGAGATTGATGCGGAAAACCTCACTGCCACCGTACAGCCTGGTTTGGTCATTCAAAGACTCAATGATGCTGTGGCTCCCTATGGGCTCATGTATCCCCCTGATCCCGGCACAGTCACCACTGCGACCATGGGTGGTTCTGTGGCCGAGTGTTCCGGGGGCTTAAGGGGGCTCAAGTATGGTGTGACCAAACACTATATTATGGGCCTGGAAGTAGTCATGGCAGACGGCAGTGTGGTACGTGTAGGCGGCAAAACCGTCAAAAACGTTACCGGCTATGATTTGACCAAGTTATTCGTGGGTTCGGAGGGGACTTTGGGCATTATCACCGAAATTACTGCAAAGCTCATTCCTGCTCCTGAATATAGAAAGACAATGATGGCCGTGTTCAGTGACCTGGATAAAGCCGCTAATACCATCCGGGATATTATCGGCAATAAGGTTATACCTGCCACCCTGGAAATACTTGACAACGTGACCATCCGTACTGTAGAAAATTTTATGAAGATCGGTTTGCCCGTACAGGCTGAAGCCATACTCTTGATCGAAGTGGATGGCATTAAAGAAGTGGTCTTAAAAGAAGCGGAAATTGTAGAAGAAATCTGCAAGAAAAACGGCGCCGATGAAATAAAGGTGGCCCAAACCGATGCAGAAAGAGACGGTTTATGGACAGCAAGAAGAGCAGCCCTGCCTGCCCTGGCCCAGGTTAAGCCCACTACAGTTTTAGAAGACGCCACTGTTCCCAGGAGTAAAATACCTGATATGATCAAAGCGTTGAGGGAAATTGCCAAGAAATATAATCTTACCATTGGCACTTTCGGCCATGCCGGTGACGGCAACCTTCATCCCACCATTCTTACAAATGCCGAGGATAAAGAAGAAATGGAGCGGGTCCATAAGGCTGTGGATGAAATCTTTGAAGTTGCTTTGAAACTTGGCGGGACTCTTTCCGGTGAGCACGGAATCGGTATGGCTAAAGCCAAATATTTAGAATGGGAGTTCGGCAAAGCCGGACTGGAAGTGATGCGGAAAATTAAGGAGGCTTTAGATCCAAATTATCTTTTGAATCCTGGTAAAATAGTTGGGAGGGGATAGTCTTGGCAACGGTTTACGATTCCCTTAAAGAGGTCAAAGCGGAATTAATGAAATGTATGAAGTGTGGTAACTGCCAGGAAGTCTGTCCCATTTACCTGGAGGTGCGCCGTGAACCCACGGTGGCAAGAGGTAAAATTAAACTTGTGGAAGCTGTTCTGGATGAAAAACTTGCTTACAGGATTGGGGACGGTTTTGCCGAAAAACTGGCCTTGTGCCTGACTTGTAAGGCCTGTAACGCTAAATGTCCCTGTGGTGTAAAGGTTGATAAAATCATCCTGGCCGCAAGATCTGCTATCGCCAGGGAAAAAGGCCTCCATCCCATAAAAAGAATGATTTTCTCTGTTTTAAAGCGTGGCGGGCTTTTTGATTTGGGCCTTAGAACAGGCGCCCTTTTGCAGGGACTGGCCTTTAAAAAGCATCCCACTTTGTTTGCAGGTTCACCCCGCTTCCCTGTAGGGTTAGACATGAGACGCGTAGTTCCGCCGCTGGCCAGTACCCCTTTACGGCAACAGTTTCCCAAAGAAATAAAAGTTCAGAACCCTGTAAAGCGAGTGGCTTTATTTACTGGTTGTGTGATGAACTATGTCTACACGGACCAGGGTAAGGCCATCATCGATGTCCTGAAAGAAAATAACGTAGAAGTCGTTATTCCCGAAGGGCAGCTTTGCTGTGGGGCTCCCGTCTATATCCACGGTGATGTGGGGACGGCCCGGGAGATGGCTAAAGCCAATATTGATGCTTTTAGCCCCGAAAAATTTGATTATCTTGTCACTGCCTGCGGTACCTGTGGAGGCTCCTGGCAGCATTATTATCAGGAATTGCTGGCCGAAGACAAAGAAGGTTACGGGGATAAAGCCGGGGAAATAGGTAAGAAGACTTTGGATATTGCTGATTTTATTGTGAAGATGATTGGTCTGGATCCCAAGAAATTGGGACCTGTAGAAAGAACTGTTACTTATCATGACCCCTGCCATTTAAACCGGGGAATGGGTGTAAGCAAATCACCGCGCGACATTCTCAAAGCCATTCCCGGTTTAACCTTTAAAGAAATGAAGAATGCAGACCGCTGCTGCGGCGGGGCAGGTTCTTTCAGTTTGACCCATTATGACCTTTCCATGGATATCCATAAACATAAGACGGAGGCCATTAAGGCTACCGGAGCCTCCCAGGTTGTGACAGGCTGCGGTGCCTGCAGAATGCAGTTGACAGACGGTTTCAACAGGGGCAATGTGAACCTGGAAATCGTTCATACCATCATGCTTCTGGCTGAATCCTATAGAAATAGAAAATAGTAAATGAATTTAAAGGAGGATCCTTCCGGGTTTCTCCTTTTTTGCTGCCATTAGTCAGCTGTTGATTAGCAGGAAAGCTTGTGGGTTATGATAATGGTAAATAAGAACACGTAGGCTGGTCGGGATAATGGTTATGAAGAGAAGAAATATTATGGATATCATTGAAAAGGCAGTTTTAAAACTGGTCTATATACTTCTTGTCATACTTATAATGGTTCAAGGATTGTATTTTATTCCCAATATGGGTTCCCATTTAAATGCTGCCATAAGAATGGAAGGAGAACCGCTGAATACCCGGGATTTGCTGGAATATGCTTCGGGTATTGCTGCCACACCCTGGGCTACCGTGAGTCTGCAACTGCGGGAGAATTTGAGTATACCCGAGTTAAAGGTTTTTATTGAGGGTAAAGAGGTTGGGAATTTTCTTCATAAAGAGTTAACCCTTAAGGTTAAACATGGGGACATCATTATGGTGCAAAATCCCCATACCCAGCTTCCTCTTACTGTCTTTATTGCCAAGAAAACGCCCAATATTACCATACCTCTCCTCTACAGCCAGGTACACGGCACCGGAAGGATGTATTTTGACCCTATCGTGATTCGCTAGTTGCAATTTCTACCATACTATAATATAATTCCATGTGAATCGGGACTAGTATTAAAGGACGGTGAGAGTATGGCCTACGGTTCGAAAAAAATAGCTTCCGCAGCAATCAGAATGGCTCTCACAGAAACGAGAGAGGAAGAGAATGCTTTAAAAAAGGAATTGGAAAGTTTAGGAATTAAGGCTGCCGCAGTGGATTGCGGTGGTGAATACATAACTTCGGTTAAAAAAATTGTGGAGCGGGCCATTGTGGCCGCGAAACGTGAAGGCGTGATTAAAGAAACCCATTATGACGAAGGGGCTATTGCCGGGGCTACGCGTGAGGCCCTTTCGCAAATTATGCCTAAAGCGGTGGGACTCAATGTAGGCGGTAAAATTGGCATGGCCAGGCAAAACGACCATATCAGTGTGGCCGTATTTCTTGGTATTGGCTTATTACACCTGGATGAAGTGGCCATTGGTCTAAGTCACCGGGCAGCGCCTTATGCGGGGTGATTTTATGGTGTTGAGGCTATATGGTATTCGCGGGGCCACCACCGTGAAGGAAAATGAAAGCCAGGAGATTCTAAAGGAGACAGGCAGGCTTTTGGAGACAATTATGCAAGAAAACCGGCTGCTTGAGGAAAATGTGGTCAGTATTATTTTTACGACCACACCCGACCTTAATGCTGAATTTCCGGCCAAAGCCGCCCGCCAGCTGGGCTTAAACAATACTCCCCTTTTGGGTACCGTGGAAGCCGATGTACCCCATGGACTGCCCAAATGCATACGTATCCTGATCCATGCTTATCTGGAGACGGGAAGCGAAATAAAACATGTTTATTTGAATGAGGCTGTGAATTTACGTCCTGATATGGTGCAAAAAACTCTCTCCTGGTGAACATCGGGAGATTTATTTTTGAGTACTGTAAACCACG
This window harbors:
- a CDS encoding FAD-binding oxidoreductase, which gives rise to MVKPIIDDLIKLLGKDNVLTTREDLICHSFDATADMPSELPDVVVTPHTKEQIVEIVKLANKYMTPIYTRGSGTNLSGGTIPINKGIVLSMLNLNKILEIDAENLTATVQPGLVIQRLNDAVAPYGLMYPPDPGTVTTATMGGSVAECSGGLRGLKYGVTKHYIMGLEVVMADGSVVRVGGKTVKNVTGYDLTKLFVGSEGTLGIITEITAKLIPAPEYRKTMMAVFSDLDKAANTIRDIIGNKVIPATLEILDNVTIRTVENFMKIGLPVQAEAILLIEVDGIKEVVLKEAEIVEEICKKNGADEIKVAQTDAERDGLWTARRAALPALAQVKPTTVLEDATVPRSKIPDMIKALREIAKKYNLTIGTFGHAGDGNLHPTILTNAEDKEEMERVHKAVDEIFEVALKLGGTLSGEHGIGMAKAKYLEWEFGKAGLEVMRKIKEALDPNYLLNPGKIVGRG
- a CDS encoding cob(I)yrinic acid a,c-diamide adenosyltransferase, producing the protein MDNRLKGLVQLYAGEGKETYLAPLGMGLRAWGHGLKSCLLIYEIEMAVLETVTPIFTNCKAWLDVIDLRRKEKSESNIYLETMGVIRRTGYDIIMLGGFTNLLPCYTFYQKLFEELIKEKKQETELVFIGGLPPSEYLDYFALITKIEEI
- the aroH gene encoding chorismate mutase; this translates as MVLRLYGIRGATTVKENESQEILKETGRLLETIMQENRLLEENVVSIIFTTTPDLNAEFPAKAARQLGLNNTPLLGTVEADVPHGLPKCIRILIHAYLETGSEIKHVYLNEAVNLRPDMVQKTLSW
- a CDS encoding (Fe-S)-binding protein; translated protein: MATVYDSLKEVKAELMKCMKCGNCQEVCPIYLEVRREPTVARGKIKLVEAVLDEKLAYRIGDGFAEKLALCLTCKACNAKCPCGVKVDKIILAARSAIAREKGLHPIKRMIFSVLKRGGLFDLGLRTGALLQGLAFKKHPTLFAGSPRFPVGLDMRRVVPPLASTPLRQQFPKEIKVQNPVKRVALFTGCVMNYVYTDQGKAIIDVLKENNVEVVIPEGQLCCGAPVYIHGDVGTAREMAKANIDAFSPEKFDYLVTACGTCGGSWQHYYQELLAEDKEGYGDKAGEIGKKTLDIADFIVKMIGLDPKKLGPVERTVTYHDPCHLNRGMGVSKSPRDILKAIPGLTFKEMKNADRCCGGAGSFSLTHYDLSMDIHKHKTEAIKATGASQVVTGCGACRMQLTDGFNRGNVNLEIVHTIMLLAESYRNRK
- a CDS encoding L-lactate permease: MLALLAFLPIMVVVILMASFNWPAKKALPVAWALTCIVALTAWGMEIKAVLGATIFGALKALDVLIIIFGAVLILNTMKQSGAMATINKGFMGVTKDRRIQAIIIGWLFGAFIEGAAGFGTPAALAGPLLVGLGFPPLAAAMVALIYNSTPVSFGAVGTPIFGAMSTVSANLTAAGAPMSADAFRLLLTKYVALPHAVVGTFIPLLGICFLTKYFGEEKSIKPGLAAAPFAIFAGLAFTVPYLITAWFLGNEFPSLVGAFIGLPIVLWAAKNGIFMPKTTWEFVPENRWDNSWKSVMAATAATKERKEEATMPGWLAWAPYALIALILVVTRVPALGLKGWLTKQVIALPAIFGYKAFTYNLAYLYLPGTVPFILVAILTIFLHRMPGDKAALAWKMTFKQLVGATIALVFGVAMVQLMLNSNINPSKMPSMMVTMAKAAADIFGAAWPLVAPFVGVLGAFISGSNTVSNILFASFQFDVASQLKMSHTLIVALQVIGGAVGNMICVNNVVAACATVGTMGVEGTIIKRNAVPCFIYAIAAAFFVMFLMGVTNLY
- a CDS encoding HutP family protein; the protein is MAYGSKKIASAAIRMALTETREEENALKKELESLGIKAAAVDCGGEYITSVKKIVERAIVAAKREGVIKETHYDEGAIAGATREALSQIMPKAVGLNVGGKIGMARQNDHISVAVFLGIGLLHLDEVAIGLSHRAAPYAG